One segment of Sinorhizobium sp. BG8 DNA contains the following:
- the nadA gene encoding quinolinate synthase NadA, translated as MSTLARSKEKAEIAHPPTAAERFGVLDMPDLTYTPEVARETEHLYERVSQFIPAIEWPVYAPYVHAINRLKKERGAVILAHNYQTPEIFHCVADIVGDSLQLARDATKVDAEIIIQCGVHFMAETSKLLNPEKTVLIPDAKAGCSLSESITGADVRLLKQRYPGVPVVTYVNTSADVKAETDICCTSSNVLAVVESLESDTVLCIPDEYLAMNVARQTNKKILTWKGHCEVHERFTAAELLAYKEADPSIEIIGHPECHPDVIAVCDFSGSTAGMINYVKDRRPPRVLLVTECSMASNIQAEVKGVDFIKPCNLCPHMKRITLPKILDSLVNMTEEVLVDPAIAGRARLAVERMVNLKQ; from the coding sequence ATGTCCACTCTGGCTCGCTCGAAGGAAAAGGCAGAGATCGCCCATCCCCCGACAGCCGCCGAGCGTTTCGGCGTTCTCGACATGCCGGACCTCACCTATACGCCCGAGGTGGCGCGCGAGACGGAGCATCTCTACGAGCGTGTCAGCCAGTTCATTCCCGCCATCGAGTGGCCCGTCTATGCGCCCTATGTGCATGCGATCAACCGGCTGAAGAAAGAGCGCGGCGCGGTCATCCTGGCGCACAACTACCAGACGCCCGAGATCTTCCATTGCGTAGCCGACATCGTCGGCGATTCGCTTCAGCTGGCGCGGGATGCCACCAAGGTGGACGCTGAGATCATCATCCAGTGCGGCGTGCATTTCATGGCGGAAACGTCGAAGCTGCTCAATCCTGAAAAGACCGTGCTGATCCCCGATGCGAAGGCAGGATGCTCGCTGTCGGAATCGATCACCGGCGCCGACGTGCGGCTGCTGAAGCAGCGCTATCCGGGCGTGCCTGTCGTCACCTACGTCAACACGTCCGCCGACGTGAAGGCCGAGACCGACATCTGCTGCACCTCGTCCAATGTGCTTGCCGTCGTCGAAAGCCTCGAGAGCGACACGGTGCTCTGCATCCCGGACGAATATCTGGCGATGAACGTCGCCCGCCAGACGAACAAGAAGATCCTGACCTGGAAAGGCCACTGCGAGGTCCACGAACGCTTCACGGCCGCCGAGCTCCTTGCCTACAAGGAAGCAGACCCGTCGATCGAGATCATCGGCCATCCCGAGTGCCATCCGGACGTGATCGCCGTCTGCGACTTCTCCGGCTCCACTGCCGGCATGATCAACTACGTCAAGGACAGACGCCCGCCGCGCGTGCTTCTCGTCACCGAATGCTCCATGGCGTCCAACATCCAGGCCGAGGTGAAGGGCGTCGATTTCATCAAGCCGTGCAATCTCTGTCCGCACATGAAACGCATCACGCTGCCGAAGATCCTCGACAGCCTGGTCAACATGACGGAGGAGGTTCTGGTCGATCCGGCGATCGCCGGCCGCGCCCGCCTCGCCGTGGAGCGGATGGTGAACTTGAAGCAGTAG